A stretch of Actinomycetota bacterium DNA encodes these proteins:
- a CDS encoding aldo/keto reductase: MRYRPLGKNGPPISTVGFGTWAGGGGMWGPTDDDEIIAAMQRAHDLGITWYDTADAYGWGHAEELVADAFDGRRDEVFIATKLGITPRGVVLTPEHIRKACDASLLRLRTDRIDLYQIHWPADRKTPLEESWEAMAALQDQGKVRFLGVSNFKVKHLERCEPIRHVDSLQPHYSMLVRDPENALIGWCREHGTGVVSYGSLAYGILTGKFTPDATFPPDDWRSGEMGIDYYEHLFAPKAFGKHLRTVDELREIADGLDLTVAQLAVAWLLRDDAVTSAICGAKRPSQIAETAAAGDVELDQATVDVIEKILSAP; this comes from the coding sequence ATGCGCTACCGGCCGCTGGGCAAGAACGGTCCCCCGATATCGACGGTCGGCTTCGGCACGTGGGCCGGCGGCGGCGGCATGTGGGGGCCGACCGACGACGACGAGATCATCGCGGCGATGCAGCGAGCCCACGACCTCGGGATCACCTGGTACGACACCGCCGACGCCTACGGGTGGGGCCACGCCGAGGAGCTCGTCGCCGACGCCTTCGACGGCCGTCGCGACGAGGTGTTCATCGCGACCAAGCTCGGCATCACCCCGCGCGGGGTCGTCCTGACGCCGGAGCACATCCGCAAAGCGTGCGACGCGTCGCTGTTGCGCCTGCGCACCGACCGGATCGACCTGTACCAGATCCACTGGCCGGCCGACCGGAAGACGCCGCTCGAGGAATCGTGGGAAGCGATGGCGGCGCTGCAGGATCAAGGGAAGGTGCGCTTCCTCGGCGTCTCCAACTTCAAGGTGAAGCACCTCGAGCGCTGCGAGCCGATCCGCCACGTCGACTCGCTGCAGCCGCACTACTCGATGCTGGTACGCGACCCCGAGAACGCGCTGATCGGATGGTGCCGGGAGCACGGCACCGGCGTGGTGAGCTACGGCTCGCTCGCCTACGGGATCTTGACCGGGAAGTTCACGCCGGACGCGACCTTCCCGCCCGACGACTGGCGCTCCGGAGAGATGGGGATCGACTACTACGAGCACCTGTTCGCGCCGAAAGCGTTCGGCAAGCATCTGCGCACGGTGGACGAGCTTCGCGAGATCGCCGACGGGCTCGACCTCACCGTCGCGCAGCTCGCCGTCGCGTGGCTGCTCCGCGACGACGCGGTCACCAGCGCGATCTGCGGCGCGAAACGGCCCTCGCAGATCGCGGAAACCGCCGCGGCCGGCGACGTCGAGCTCGATCAGGCGACCGTCGATGTGATCGAGAAGATCTTGTCCGCGCCGTGA